ATCTGTAACAAACTCATTGAGCTTCACTGCCTTCCATAGCTTCTCTCCTGTAAATCTCTaccccagagagagagagagaggggggagcACTTGAATGGGAAGCATTTGGTAATTAGAAGAATGCCATTCTGGGATGGATAACAAAATGGGTTCCATAGATTGCAAGTTGGACAACCCCAAAATGTTGCTCGATCATTTCCATGTCAACTCTTCCGATGGGTACTAGCTTGAACCAGTAACCAATCTCAACTATTTTGGATTTGCTACCAAGTATAACTATAGGCTTTGGTAAGCATGATATTGATTGAAAATTTATCCTTTCCAACGATATACAAACAACTGCAAGCAGTTCTCTGCTCACTCTTGGTAGTCCTTCAAGGCACTGGTTTGTACACCCTGAAAATCCAAGGCAATCTAGCTCTCCAAGGAATCTGATGCAATCCGGTAAGCTACAAATTGGATTGCCGGTGAGATACATTCTCTTTAACGATGATAAGTTACCAAACTCCATAGGAAAAGCATTGTCAGAAAGATTGCAGTTTGCTAGACTTAAATCAAGAAAACTGCCGGGAAAAGAAGCCCAAAAGTTGTCTATACTTTTATATATTGGTATTGACTTGATCATATCCCTAGTGGTGGCAAGTAATCGATTTATCAGAATTTCATCTGCTTCAAGAACTTTCAGAGATCCCATATTCCTCATTTCTATGGGAAACTCATGAAGATTTGAGTAACCGGACAAAGTAAGTGTTTCAAGTGATTTCGGAGTGAAAATGCCTTTGGAAGCTTCTCAATCTTTGTGCAGTTTTTCATATTCAATTAAACAAGTTTCTCTAGCTTCCCAATGGATTCGTGGACATCAGCCAAATTTCTACAATCTTTAAGAAACAGTTTCTCTAGATTTGGAACCTATGAGAAGTCACCAGTTTCCATTAGGTCACTGGAATGGCTGAGATCAAGGATCTTTAGTGATGGAAGATGCTatgaaaaagataaataaatcaataaatagAGCAAACAAAGTGGagtttattttgtatttcataTATGCAATATAAATCATCTATAaccttgaagaagaaaaaaaaggaaaatcatGCAGTAACGTACCTTTATTCCCTTCCAGACTTGTTGTTAAGATTAAACTTCTTTTTGGTAACTGAACAGTCGTTTATGTTGCAGCATGTTTTAACCTTATGTTATTTCCATTGTTCTATTTGCTAGAGGATCACTCTAGAATATTAATGTGTCCAGAACTCTCCTTAGTCTTTATTTAAGAGTGTTTTGGTCTGGTTGGAGAAAACCAACAGTCCAGGTCTTGTATTTCTCTTTTGTATTCAGTTCTGTTTTGAGCAGCGTAGTTTTCATTCAGCTATCATCTCTGTGTTTTTGGTTCGTTCTTCTTCAGAGTTAGTTTTTAATCTTGGGCAAGAGAAAGTTTTATTTACTGTTttctttatggtatcagagccccaaGGGCGATAGGTGTCGTGTCAATCCCTTGGTGAAGAAGATCGACCGGTGTTGCTGTAAGAGATGGAGTCTTCAAGTCAGAGTGTTGGACTTGTCATAGAGCTACCCAACCAATCAAATTATAAGATGTGGAAATCTTGTATGCAGTTTTATTTGGTTGGTGAAGAACTGTGGGATGTTATTGGTGGAGCAAATACAGTTCAGCCTAAGGATAATGCAGAAAACACTGAAGACTTGAAGAAGTGGACGACTATAAATGCAAAGGCAGAGTTCATGCTAAAGAAATCCATTTCTCCTGCGTTGTTCAACCATATTATTAAGTGCACCTCAGCAAATGATATCTGAGAGACTGTCAACAGACTATTCAACAAGAAAGATATCGGTCGCCTGCAAATATTGGAGAATGAATTGGCAAATTCAAGCCAAGGTGATCTTTCAATCTCTCAATGTTTCTTGAAGATTAAAATCTTGTGTTCGGAGATTTCAATTTTAGATCCAAATGAACCTATCTCTGAAGATCGTGTGAGAAGACATATTATTAGTGGGTTGAGAAAGAAGTACACTTATTTTGTTACTTCAATTCAAGGATGGGATCAGCAACCCTCTTTGGAAGAATTTGAGAATCTCTTGTCTTCTCAAGAATCTCTAGCACGACAAATGGCTAGAATTACAATATCAAGCAACTCCAACAACACAGGGGAGGCACTCTCTGCTCATGGAAAGAAGAATTTCATATTTGAGAAGGAGTTGAAGAGGCATGTTAATGATGGACCTGGTGAATCTTCCtttcattacaaaaaaaaaagttcaagtgtcatcgatgtggtaGGCCTAGTCATATCAAAAAGTTCTGCAATGTGAATCTCAATTCAGGAAATGCAAGAAAAAATGGTGGCTCTCATGACTCAAGCTGTGGTGAAGATGAAGACAGTTGGGGGAAATACTTTATGGCAGAATCATCAATTCTCAATGTCATGGCTTCTATCAATTTATAGAATGATTGGATCGTGGACTCCGGCTGTGGCTATCATTTGACAGGTAATGAATCAAAGTTCTCCAAGTTACAACCACACAATGGCAATGAAGCTATGGTGACAATAGATAATATAGTTCACAAGGTTGAGAATGAAGGCACCGTAGTCTTTAATGATGGACTGAtggtgttaatgtctaagattcagcggtagctaaatctTGATTAACGCTGGTCTGATAGGCGGATCGCTACTTGTGATTATTTTATGACTCCCGCTATctatcaaatgaaatacaaagggcgtcagagggagaccgcggttggcgaTCTTCTCTTTTTCGATGCCTaaattagtcaatgtatttgtgttgacagcataacagtagataagtagtaaatgcgtaattaatgaggagagatgagtgAACATTTTATAGGTGGGAAAGAGGttgacctcttccttgtttttgatgtgggattgatatgcttcagttcccagcttctgatgcttcagcgaggtgatcttggcgtggcgcgtggcggcgtgTCAGcgtgtcagcggtgatctgggggtgagccgaggctcaggtgatagcctgcttggctgtgtctCCACAGGTCACACCAttggcggtagttggtacctttggtggtagcatgagcgtggctcattatagctaattatgcttagaTGTTCATGTAAGTACAGATGGAGATAACGATTCTATCACCTTAAATAATGTTTTCCATGTTCCTGGCAGGAAGAAAAATTtgttttcagtttcaaatgtTGTGGATGCTGGTTATAGTGTCTTGTTTGGGCCACATGATGTTAAATTTCTCCAAAATGTTAATTTTATAAAGGTAGATGTTATGCATACTGATAGGAGAGTAAAAGATACATTTGTGTTATCTGCCTCTTCATCTTATATTGATAAAGTAAGCTACAATGAGAATGCATCCTTATGGCATGCTAGATTGGGGCATGTGAACTTTGATAAGTTGAAAGTTATGGTTCAAAAGAATTTGGTGAAAGGCCTGCCGAGTTTGATAACTTTTCCCTCAAAAGAAGTGTGTGAAGGGTGCCAATTCGGTAAGTCTCATCACCTTCCATTCAGAATTTCTCAATCTAGAAGCAAGGCTCCCTTGGAATGCATTCATGGTGATCTATTTGGTCCTACTAGAACTTTTTCATTTTCTGGTCTTTGGTACATGTTGATTcttgttgatgatttttcaagattTACATGGGTCTTTTGTATTAAGCAAAACTCAGATGCTTTCTCAAAGTTTCAAGAGTTCAAAGAGAATGTTGAAGgtgttcttggcttgaaaattAAGCGGTTGCGAACCGACAATGGGGGAAAGTTTATTTCTGATGAATTCTTTACTTTTTGTCGTCGGTTTGGGATAAGAAGAGAGCTGTCATGTGCAGAGACCCCCCCCCAGCATGGCATCGCCGAAAGGAAGATCAGGCATCTTACAGAGACATGTAGAAGTTGGTTACATGCCAAAAATTTACCCAAGGCTTTATGGGCAGAGGGTATTATGTGTGCAGCCTATACAATCAATCGGTTGCCTTTGAGTCCAAATAACATGAAGACGCCTTATGAGCTGATGTTTGGAGAGATGCCTAGTGTAAAGCATTTCAAAGTCTTTGGCTCAGTTTGTTATGTTCATGTTCCGGCTCTCTCATTTACTTTGGCAATACCCTTGTCTCTTGGTGTTCCAAAAAGTAACCTACCATTGCTCGCTCCAGTGCAGAATCTGAATATCGATTCCTTGCTCATTCCAGTGCCGAGACAACTTGGTTAGGCTTCTTACTATATGAACTTGGCGTCCATATTCAGTACCCCATTTTGCTTTACTGTGATAACCTAATTGCCACATACATGGCTTCTAATCCGGTCTTCCACGCTCGCACCAAGCACATCCAGTTAACTTATCACTTTGTTCGTGAAAAGGTAGCACTTGGGAGTCATCAGGTTCATTTTGTCCCTTCCGTTGATTAACCAGCTGATCTTCTTACTAAACCACTTCACAAGCAGTGCCATAATCTCCTATGTACCAAACTTGTGCATCCCGAGCCACCCAGTTTGAAGGGGGGTGTTAGAGAAAATCACTCTCCTACATTGATTTcctctccacaatcaaaactgattgtgtaACTGTAGATTAGTTTTGAGTATTTGTATTTATAGCATTGAATTCTATTGGTAACGTCTTGTAACAAGAAAATCATATTCAACAAAGAGCATGGGTAACAAGAAAGGATCAAGCTTTGTTTGCAATCTAGTCACTGCGGAGAAGACGACACTTCAGATTTCAATCTCAAAACACATCCATAATTGACTGATTGGTCTTGTTTAGGTTTCAGTATTGCATTGCTTTTATTCTTTTGGCCAATATCTGGCTTTTCTAATTGGCCACGTTGGTGTGCAAAGAGGTGCTGGAATGCTGGATCAAGAACGATCTCCCAGTTCAAATTAGAAGCAAAAGGGTTTTTGTTATTGTTAACGGTCGGGGACTTTAACGTTGGTTTGAGAAAGAAAGCATCTAAATATGACATTAGATGATGTGGCAACTATCTGACctaaattttatgaaatttacaCACGTAGAGGAGCTCAATCCAACAAGAAAGCATGCATGAGGAAACTGATCAGCATATCATGATGTTTGGAAATGAAACACTCTGCCCTATCAAATGAATTACAACAAATTGATGGCCTAACCTATCCTTTGTTTTAATGACTTGCAGATTATGCCACTCATGGCTGGTGAACAGGTCTATACTACAATCGTACAACGACACGTTTTTGCCGCGAGCCAACTCTCCGGTGGACGCGACGGCTTTCTCTGCATCGTAATACTCTGTTTGGATATTCATGGAACCAAGTCTTCTCTACAgtgattttggattttgatcaaCGGTTTAAAGCAATAAGCTCACTTCTTGTCTTCAGTCACTTGATTTGATCTCCGATTTTTCAGTCTTTTGGAAAAGACTGATGAACGATTTTGCTCATGCTTAATGCACTACAATGCAATTGGAAGTTAAGAAATTGTTTCAGAATGGGAAGGCTTGGCATGGTAGCAACTAGCAAATTATTTCAAGGGCTGTCTAATTGAAATCTTCTTAAGCTACCGTTGCATCAATCCATGTAGAGTCCAAATATATGTAAGTTGATAAactatgaaaagaaaaacacagaaGTGAGTGATTGGAGCGAGTGCGACAACCCCAATGATGACCTTCTTGGCTCTGGCGATCTTGCCTTCTCTGCAACCGCAGCTGTTAGTGCCGTCTCTCGCTGCTTTAATTGTTAACAAGAGAAGCATTTCGTGAATCTCCCTCCATTGTGTCTCTATAAAACATCCAAATATCAGAAAGGTCACGAATATATAGATCAACACAATGATGCTAACTACATAGTACATAGTTGGAGTGAAATTACTCCCTTTCAGCCTTATTAATTGCTAGATTGGAAAGCTGCAGAGACATAATTAGTGTAGTTGTACTCGTTCTGAAATTAATTTTAGGTTCTGAGGACATTCTTTCTTGTTCTCTAATAGACAAATTTATTTGTTAATAAAATTTctgtttcttctaaaaaaaaaatgatgctaACTACATATATATGATCAGTAACAACGCACCTTTTTCTATGTACTTGGCATATTGTTCATAAGGACACCAAAGATTAAAATTTCTCCTATTGAATTCCATAGGTCCACCACGGAGGAAGTATGTTCCTGGCACCACCTGATAGGCTTCTAACAAAAGAATGTCGTCCTCATTAAGATTTGCATCTGTTGCGGTGATGTGTTGGTGGTCTTCTGCCTCATGCACAATCTCGAATCCCCACTCTTTTATCTCAAGGCAACTATACCGCGTACCCATATGTACTGAAACAGTGACTTCGTCGCCAGCTTCCAACTGATTCCTCAACTTCCAGTGGCTTAACCATATCACATTATTTTCTTCAGTTGGAATGCCATAGCATGAAGGCCCATAGATCCACTTCAGACGCTTGCTCTTATTGTTGATTTCGGTAATTAATACATCCTGAGGTGAATAGTTATGTGAACTTTTATAGACAGAGAAGATGTTCAAGCCTCGGATCCTGAGATTAGGCACTATAAAAGATTTTGAGGATGATCCCACAAATCTATTACTGAACTGCCCTGGAACCTCGTCCTCATTTCCATAAAAAAATGTGCTGAATATATCATACTCATACAGTCCCTACAGATATAGCTTTGCAAACATTAATACTACAGAAAATCTTTACTCTTGCATACaataatgagagagagagagagagagagagaccgacCTGGATGGGAAGCATTAGGTGATTTGAAGAGCTGTGTCCTGCAGGGATGGACAATAAAATGGGTTCAATGGATTTCAAGTGGGACAAGCCCAAAAGCTTGATCATTTCTATGTCAACGAATCCAATAGGTACTAACTTGTACCAGTAACCAATCTCAACTACATTGGACTTCCAACAATACGCAGATATACTCTTTGGTAAGCATGAAATCGATTGAAAAGTAATCCTTTTCAATGATACACAACCGTCGGTAAACAGTTCTCTGCTCACTCTTGGTAACCCTACAAGTGATTTGAGATATACACACCGCGAAAATCCAAGGTAATCTAGCCCTCCAAGGCCTCTGATACAATCAGGTAAGCTACAAATTGGATTCTCACATAGATACAGTTTCTTCAGTGAGGATAAGTTACCAAAATCCCTAGGAAAAGCATCAACAGAAAGTTTGCAGTCTGCAAGACTCAACTCAACTAAAGTGCAGGGAAAAGAAGCCCAAAAATTATCAATAAGTTTATCTATTGGTGGCCATGACTTGAGCTCCCCAGCGAGTATTCGATTTATTGGAACTTCATCGGCTTCAAGAACTTTCAGAGATATCATATTCCTCATTTCCATTGGAAACTCATAAAGATTTGAGCAACCGGACAAAGTAAGTGTTTCAAGTGATTTCAGCAAAATGTCCTTCGGaagcttttcaattttttggcaTTTTTTCATATTCAAGTAAACAAGTTTCTTTAGCTTCCCAATGGATTTGTGGACATGAACCAAATTTCTGCAATCTTCAAGAAACAGTCTCTCTAGATTTGGAACCAATGAGAAGTCACCAGTTTCCGTAAGGTCACTAGAATGGCTGAGATCAAGGATCTTCAGTGATGGAAGATGCTGTGAAATAAGAAAAAAgagcaagcaagcaaaccaaagTGGGGAGTTATTCATCTTTCCACATGCAATACAAATAATCTAAAACCTTgacaagaaaaaaggaaaatagtGAAGGAACATACCTTTGTTCCCTTCCAGACTTGTCTCAAGCTGCTATTCTGCATTTCAAGAACAACCAGGTTCTCTAAAACAAAATGACTGGGTATGGAGTGTAAAGGGAATTGAAGCCAACACAACCATCTCAAGTGTTTAGGAAAGTCCTCATAACCTCCATTCAGTTGTACACCAAAAAGTTGGAGTAATTGTAGTCTGTGCATGCTTGTAAATGCATTTGTTTCCAAGACTTCCATATCTGAAATTCTTGAAGCATTGTCTGCAGTGTCCATATGCATATTCAGAGCAAGACCTTCAATTGTTTCAGAACcctgataaaaaaattaaaaacccaaaattataatgcaccaaaaaaagaagaagatataaacaaaaatagAGGTTTAAGATGAGCATGCTTCTTACATTCTTTTCTCTCAACACATTGAGAGAATCTTCATGATACCATAACCTACTACGTTTCTCTGGATACTTTGCACATTCTAGGCGAACAATTTCTCTTCCCATATCACGAATCATTTGATGCATATTCACCTCATGATTGTATCCATCAATTGTTAGCAAACATCTATCAATGAGATTTTGAATGCCAACAATTGAGGAGAAACCGCATCCATCTAGTATCTTGATGATCACATGCTTTTCCTTTCCAATAAAGTAACATGCAATATGGAGAAATACATTTTTGTCATGGTCATCTGGTAAGGCATCATAGCTCATCCTCAGTTTCTTTAGGATATCAGTGTTTGGAAAAGTTTCCAACTTCTGTAGTTGACTTTCCCATACATCTACACTTTGCCCTGTCAAAGAAGAACCCAAAGTTTTCAGAGCTAATGGAAGTCCTCCTATGTGGTGTACGACCCTTTTCGAAAGTTCGATGTAGGCATCAATTGGATGGTTCTGTCCAAAAGCGTACCAACAGAAGAGTTTCAATGATTCATCACTATCTAGAGTTCCAATGCAATACTCCTTAACATCATTATAAAGCTTTAGCAGCCCTGGATGTCTAGTCGTTATAATGATTTTACTTCCTGGACAAAAGCAATTTCGCATGCTAAATATTGCTTGTAATTGATCCCTATGATCCACATCATCTAGAACAAGAAGAACTTTTTTAGAGCCTATGACATCTTTGATCCGATTTATTCCCTCAGCAACCATATGTATTTCCACACCTGTTCGATTTGAAAGATCATAAAGAAGCTGTTTTTGTATTCTAACTAAGCCATTGTATTGTTCAGAAGTTTCTCTGATATTTTCAAGGAAACTGCTACCTTCAAATTTTTTGAAACTTGAATTATATACAACTTGTGCAATGGTTGTCTTTCCTATCCCACCAATTCCATAAATGCCAAGTATGCCAACATCAGATGATCCATCTTGTAACCATGAATTAATGCTTTCAACCCAATATTGGATTCCGACCAGATAAGGGTCAACACTTAAGGGTATGCGACATAATTTCTCCTCAATCACTTCAACAATTTTCTTGATAAACTTTGACTCGTGCCTAGAATTTGCAATGAAACTGAATTCAATCAAACATGCTATGGCTACACTTCAGGATATTTGATTATAAAATCTTATGTGGAAATGATAACATGGTAAAATGAAATGTTGACAAAGTTTTTAGTTGTAATGGAATTATCTggctaaaaaaaacaaactgtAATAGAATCACATACCCATCACTTTGATTTTGTAGCACCATGCCTGCTAGATCTGCAACTTCTTTAAGTGCTGTCCTCCATCTATGCAACTTCTCCGGTGATTGCTTTTTTCCATGTCTGGCAAGTGCTTTTCCGACACTTCCAGTCTGTTTCCTCACATGGGATGGATCAATATCGTAGAACACTGGTAACACAACATGATCGGAGGTCCTCTTGCGTTCAAGAATCCTGACAAGCTCGTCCAGACACCATACAGAAGATGTGTAGTCTTTAGAAAACACAATGACAGAACTTCGTGACAGTTGGATAGCTTTCTCTAGCTCTGGCTTTATATCTTGGCCTCTTTCCAGTTCGTCATCATCTCGGAAAGTGCGAAATCCAGCATTGACCAGAGCTGTATAGAGGTGGTCAGTGAATGTCTTTCGAGTGTCTTGGCCTCTAAaactcaagaacacatgataACTACATGGTAAAGGAGACGCATTGGTAGAGGAGGGTTCTTGAATTCTAACAGGAGCCATCAGTGAATGAATTAATCACCTCAGCTGGCTTTTCAAGTGAAAATTGAAGGATTTGAGAATTCGGGTTCTATCAGTTTGCATACATATACATGGCATTTCTTTGATTCAGTCAAGCAAATGAGAAGAGACTTTACTTGTATCatagaataataataaaaacaacgATGT
This portion of the Rosa chinensis cultivar Old Blush chromosome 1, RchiOBHm-V2, whole genome shotgun sequence genome encodes:
- the LOC112188990 gene encoding disease resistance protein RUN1-like, whose translation is MAPVRIQEPSSTNASPLPCSYHVFLSFRGQDTRKTFTDHLYTALVNAGFRTFRDDDELERGQDIKPELEKAIQLSRSSVIVFSKDYTSSVWCLDELVRILERKRTSDHVVLPVFYDIDPSHVRKQTGSVGKALARHGKKQSPEKLHRWRTALKEVADLAGMVLQNQSDGHESKFIKKIVEVIEEKLCRIPLSVDPYLVGIQYWVESINSWLQDGSSDVGILGIYGIGGIGKTTIAQVVYNSSFKKFEGSSFLENIRETSEQYNGLVRIQKQLLYDLSNRTGVEIHMVAEGINRIKDVIGSKKVLLVLDDVDHRDQLQAIFSMRNCFCPGSKIIITTRHPGLLKLYNDVKEYCIGTLDSDESLKLFCWYAFGQNHPIDAYIELSKRVVHHIGGLPLALKTLGSSLTGQSVDVWESQLQKLETFPNTDILKKLRMSYDALPDDHDKNVFLHIACYFIGKEKHVIIKILDGCGFSSIVGIQNLIDRCLLTIDGYNHEVNMHQMIRDMGREIVRLECAKYPEKRSRLWYHEDSLNVLREKNGSETIEGLALNMHMDTADNASRISDMEVLETNAFTSMHRLQLLQLFGVQLNGGYEDFPKHLRWLCWLQFPLHSIPSHFVLENLVVLEMQNSSLRQVWKGTKHLPSLKILDLSHSSDLTETGDFSLVPNLERLFLEDCRNLVHVHKSIGKLKKLVYLNMKKCQKIEKLPKDILLKSLETLTLSGCSNLYEFPMEMRNMISLKVLEADEVPINRILAGELKSWPPIDKLIDNFWASFPCTLVELSLADCKLSVDAFPRDFGNLSSLKKLYLCENPICSLPDCIRGLGGLDYLGFSRCVYLKSLVGLPRVSRELFTDGCVSLKRITFQSISCLPKSISAYCWKSNVVEIGYWYKLVPIGFVDIEMIKLLGLSHLKSIEPILLSIPAGHSSSNHLMLPIQGLYEYDIFSTFFYGNEDEVPGQFSNRFVGSSSKSFIVPNLRIRGLNIFSVYKSSHNYSPQDVLITEINNKSKRLKWIYGPSCYGIPTEENNVIWLSHWKLRNQLEAGDEVTVSVHMGTRYSCLEIKEWGFEIVHEAEDHQHITATDANLNEDDILLLEAYQVVPGTYFLRGGPMEFNRRNFNLWCPYEQYAKYIEKETQWREIHEMLLLLTIKAARDGTNSCGCREGKIARAKKVIIGVVALAPITHFCVFLFIVYQLTYIWTLHGLMQR